A genomic window from Brassica oleracea var. oleracea cultivar TO1000 chromosome C8, BOL, whole genome shotgun sequence includes:
- the LOC106307290 gene encoding uncharacterized protein LOC106307290, translating into MNFLSDQVKKFSDSKPEEPDHNKPVEGTETANRPASSSELMASSKVVAEAAQAAARNESDKLDKAKVAGASADILDAAQKYGKLDEKSGTGQYLEKAEKYLNDFESSHSSGAAGTPPPAAGAPPPASKAEPEAKKPE; encoded by the coding sequence ATGAACTTCCTCTCCGATCAGGTCAAGAAATTCTCCGACTCCAAACCGGAGGAGCCAGACCACAACAAGCCCGTCGAAGGAACCGAAACAGCCAACAGGCCAGCTTCTTCCTCCGAGCTCATGGCTAGTTCCAAGGTTGTAGCCGAAGCTGCTCAAGCCGCCGCTCGTAACGAGTCAGACAAACTCGACAAGGCTAAAGTCGCTGGAGCCAGCGCTGATATCTTAGATGCCGCCCAGAAATACGGAAAGCTCGATGAAAAGAGCGGCACTGGTCAGTACCTCGAGAAGGCCGAGAAGTATCTAAACGATTTCGAGTCCTCCCATTCTTCCGGCGCCGCCGGTACTCCTCCCCCGGCTGCCGGTGCTCCTCCTCCGGCAAGTAAGGCTGAACCGGAAGCTAAGAAACCCGAATAG